A window from Hemibagrus wyckioides isolate EC202008001 linkage group LG19, SWU_Hwy_1.0, whole genome shotgun sequence encodes these proteins:
- the LOC131369928 gene encoding scavenger receptor cysteine-rich type 1 protein M130-like, with translation MEICLTFILLSSTLTLTAADSVRLVNGGSRCAGRVEVLQDGQWGTVCGHNWDEVDAAVVCRELRCGEAVNAPQYGHFGPGSGPIWMVGVNCRGSESRLKDCGSWGRGERYCNHNDDAGVTCSGQILRLTAGPHRCSGRVEVFHGGSWSTVCDADFDQQDAEVVCRELDCGIPVEVLGSAAFGRGEGQVWTEELQCRGTESDITFCPTSSSLKHSHCSHDNDVGLICSGHTEARLVNGPDSCSGRVELQYLGEWGTVCAVGWDMRAADVLCAQLDCGSAVAVVEVDWFGEGSGHIWADVFDCQGKETHLSRCGVSSWSRAACSHKHDAGVICNGSSMVFHEGRVRLSGGRECQGEVEIYFRQDWRRVLLDSWSLSEASVLCRQLGCGSVLNYRSSPSTTEHKHMCVTGFSCSGSEAHLGNCSRPQAEPVNCSSGEQLYITCSGKHNKDPRSIRLVGSGGDCAGRLEVFHSGSWGTVCDDSWDIEDAQVVCRQLQCGVALSTHIPAWFGPGTGSIWLNEVECEGNETSLWNCRFQLCEEGECGHHEDVGVVCSEFKEIRLSEGCEGNLEVFYNGTWGNVCYNQMDDETVNMVCRELNCGRRGSLSNTEARVKSAPNWLDELKCRKHDSNLWQCPSSPWGQNRCDNRDEVARITCTEDGTSLRTHGTCSSFPLQKYCSKHWSLRLSGGKGSCSGRLEVYHNSTWGSVCDDRWNIRNAQVVCRQLGSLLSEEQHSGYEDVDDELLSEDEAENYDDAITADQKSVILTEDVSENYDDAVTTETNPNIITDNPEDYDDVITEEQDVGETEEYDDVEEKSQKDRDHVTETRPQRPFLRKLHFNFYKHKK, from the exons atggaaatctgtctgacttttattcttctctcatccacactcacactcacagcagctg acagtgtgaggttggtgaatggtggaagtcgctgtgctgggagagtggaggttcttcaggatggtcagtggggaacagtgtgtggtCATAACTGGGATGAGGTCGATgctgcagtggtgtgtagagagctgcGCTGTGGGGAGGCTGTAAACGCACCACAATATGGTCACTTTGGACCAGGATCAGGACCAATCTGGATGGTTGGTGTGAACTGTAGAGGATCAGAGTCGAGACTGAAGGACTGTGGGTCATGGGGGAGAGGGGAGCGTTACTGTAATCATAATGATGATGCTGGAGtcacctgctcag gtcaGATTTTGAGACTCACTGCTGGTCCTCACCGGTGCtctgggagagtggaggtgtTTCATGGAGGttcctggtccacagtgtgtgatgctgacTTTGACCAGCAGGATGCAGAGGTTGTGTGTCGAGAGCTGGACTGTGGGATTCCTGTGGAGGTTCTGGGATCAGCTGCTTTTGGACGAGGGGAGGGTCAGGTGTGGACAGAGGAGCTTCAGTGTAGAGGAACTGAATCTGACATTACCTTCTGTCCAACATCAtcttcactcaaacactcacactgttcccATGACAACGATGTGGGATTAATATGTTCTG GTCACACAGAGGCGCGGCTGGTGAACGGACCGGACTCCTGTTCTGGTCGAGTGGAGCTCCAGTACCTCGGTGAGTGGGGCACAGTTTGTGCTGTAGGCTGGGATATGagagctgcagatgttctgtGTGCACAGCTGGATTGTGGGAGTGCTGTggctgtggtggaggtggactgGTTTGGGGAGGGGAGTGGCCACATCTGGGCTGATGTGTTTGATTGTCAGGGGAAGGAGACACACCTATCACGATGTGGTGTCTCATCATGGAGTCGAGCTGCATGCTCTCATAAACACGACGCTGGAGTCATCTGTAATG GATCATCCATGGTGTTTCATGAGGGGCGAGTGCGGTTGtctggagggagagagtgtcagGGGGAGGTGGAGATTTATTTCAGGCAGGACTGGAGGAGAGTTCTCCTGGACTCGTGGAGTCTGTCTGAGGCGTCTGTGCTCTGCAGACAGCTGGGCTGTGGCTCTGTGCTGAACTACCGCTCCTCTCCATCcaccactgaacacaaacacatgtgtgtAACGGGTTTCAGCTGCTCTGGGAGTGAAGCTCATCTGGGGAACTGCAGCAGGCCACAAGCTGAACCTGTCAACTGCAGCTCTGGGGAACAGCTCTACAtcacctgctcaggtaaacA taataaagacCCCCGCTCCATCAGGTTGGTTGGTTCTGGGGGAGACTGTGCAGGAAGGCTGGAGGTTTTCCACAGCGGCTCGTGggggacagtgtgtgatgactcGTGGGATATTGAGGATGCCCAGGTGGTGTGCAGACAGCTGCAGTGTGGAGTGGCCCTCAGTACCCACATACCAGCCTGGTTTGGTCCTGGAACTGGGTCCATATGGCTGAATGAGGTGGAGTGTGAGGGGAACGAGACGTCCCTGTGgaactgcagatttcagctgtgtgaagagGGTGAATGTGGACACCATGAGGACGTAGGCGTCGTCTGctcag AGTTTAAAGAGATCCGACTCTCAGAGGGCTGTGAGGGGAATCTGGAAGTGTTCTACAATGGAACCTggggtaatgtgtgttacaatcAGATGGATGATGAGACGGTAAACATGGTGTGTCGAGAGCTGAACTGTGGAAGACGAGGCAGTCTGTCAAACACTGAAGCACGAgtaaaatctgctcctaattGGCTGGATGAACTGAAATGTAGGAAACACGACTCTAATCTGTGGCAGTGTCCATCTTCACCCTGGGGACAGAACAGATGTGATAATCGTGATGAAGTGGCTCGTATTACCTGCACAG AAGATGGAACGTCTCTACGTACTCATGGGACATGTTCATCATTTCCTCTTCAGAAATACTGCTCAA agcacTGGTCTCTCAGGCTGAGTGGAGGAAAGGGAAGCTGCTCTGGGAGGTTGGAGGTGTATCATAACTCTACGTGGGGCTCCGTTTGTGATGATCGGTGGAACATCAGGAACGCTCAGGTGGTGTGCAGACAGCTGG GAAGTCTCCTCTCTGAAGAACAGCATTCTGGGTAtgaggatgtggatgatgaGCTTCTCTCAG aggatGAAGCTGAGAATTATGATGACGCCATTACAGCTGATCAGAAGTCAGTTATACTGACAG AGGACGTGTCCGAGAACTATGATGATGCAGTTACCActgaaacaaacccaaacatcatCACAG aCAATCCAGaagattatgatgatgtcatcactgaggaacaggatgtaggagagacagaag aatatgatgatgtggaggagaaATCTCAGAAAGACAGGGACCATGTGACTGAGACACGCCCCCAAAGGCCTTTTCTCAGGAAATTacatttcaacttttataaacacaaaaaatga